The following proteins are encoded in a genomic region of Anomaloglossus baeobatrachus isolate aAnoBae1 chromosome 6, aAnoBae1.hap1, whole genome shotgun sequence:
- the CCN3 gene encoding LOW QUALITY PROTEIN: CCN family member 3 (The sequence of the model RefSeq protein was modified relative to this genomic sequence to represent the inferred CDS: deleted 2 bases in 1 codon): protein MDGAKANEEHRIPILTHWEPAKISAWDMMMCGRRLLPALCTLLLLHTVISQKCPAQCGPCPEEPPKCAPHVPVVLDGCACCPVCARQQGEVCSEVSPCQEDLGLYCDFSADPQSDVGICMELVGGKCMFNGAIYRNGETFQPSCKYHCSCQDGQIGCVPRCNLDLQLPGPDCPFPRKVSIPGECCEKWVCDSREEVPFGGFAMAAYRPEATFGLDMGTNCIEQTTEWSACSKTCGMGHSYRVTNRNRRCEMQKQIRLCMVRPCDEETEGLMEKKGKRCVRVRKSEKVVHFEYNKCVSVHSYKPKFCGECTDGRCCTPHSTRTAQVEFRCPNNRVMKKQVMFINTCVCHNNCPRDTSLLQTDNAKFPNLRIY, encoded by the exons ATGGACGGGGCGAAGGCGAATGAAGAACACAGAATACCAATCCTTACACATTGGGAACCAGCAAAAATCTCTGCC TGGGACATGATGATGTGTGGACGGCGTCTGCTGCCTGCCCTGTGCACACTCCTGCTCCTCCATACA GTGATCTCTCAGAAATGCCCAGCACAGTGTGGACCATGTCCAGAGGAACCGCCAAAATGTGCCCCCCATGTGCCAGTGGTGTTAGATGGCTGTGCCTGCTGTCCGGTGTGCGCCCGGCAGCAGGGGGAGGTCTGCTCCGAGGTGTCGCCATGTCAAGAGGACCTGGGCTTATACTGTGACTTCAGTGCAGATCCGCAGAGTGATGTGGGCATATGCATgg AGCTTGTAGGGGGTAAATGTATGTTTAATGGTGCCATATACAGAAACGGGGAAACCTTCCAACCCAGCTGTAAATACCACTGCTCGTGTCAGGATGGACAGATCGGATGCGTCCCAAGATGTAACCTGGACCTACAGCTGCCAGGACCCGACTGCCCCTTCCCAAGAAAAGTCTCCATCCCCGGGGAATGCTGTGAGAAGTGGGTGTGCGACTCAAGAGAAGAAGTGCCATTCGGAGGCTTCGCTATGGCCG CTTATAGACCCGAGGCCACGTTTGGATTAGACATGGGCACCAACTGTATCGAGCAGACGACAGAGTGGAGCGCTTGCTCTAAAACATGCGGCATGGGACACTCCTACAGGGTGACGAATCGTAACCGGCGCTGTGAAATGCAGAAACAGATCCGCCTATGCATGGTGCGACCATGTGATGAAGAGACGGAGGGGCTCATGGAAAAG AAAGGGAAAAGATGCGTGAGAGTGAGGAAATCCGAGAAAGTCGTCCATTTTGAATATAATAAATGTGTCAGCGTACACAGCTACAAGCCCAAGTTCTGTGGTGAATGCACCGACGGGCGGTGCTGCACCCCCCACAGCACCAGGACCGCCCAGGTGGAGTTCCGCTGTCCGAATAACAGAGTAATGAAGAAGCAAGTGATGTTCATCAACACATGTGTCTGCCATAATAACTGCCCCCGGGACACCAGCCTCCTCCAGACTGACAACGCCAagttccccaacctgagaatatacTAG